A genomic region of Gemmata massiliana contains the following coding sequences:
- a CDS encoding NADH-ubiquinone oxidoreductase-F iron-sulfur binding region domain-containing protein, with product MPEGVHAWVYANRPGQDLEEVLRALADDRDPPAPDPDAEYPPHTNSNRGYSTPPSDGDNAHPPLPAAGWSLDVYGRQRWPRDYRAIKRFTDYLSKLIRPLVPPPRDMGGKDLENYVQRFHPLLWELKTSNLLGMGGAGAPAYQKWLDVWRESGTEKYVVCNGDESEPGTFKDREILLRMPHLVVEGVILAGLMTGGSAGYIFIRHEYHEQIHAVREEIERAREMGACGENIFGSGRNFSVEVFESPGGYICGEQSALIEAMEDRRGQPRNRPPELTTNGLRDRPTVVNNVETLAWAPGIVLFGGDKYEMGGWRLAADPKIKFGGRRLFSVSGDVARPGVYEVAVGLTLGELFTGDKYCGGITGPLRAVAASGPSGGLLPAKIPIDPKFDEKKRADAVAKIRERSAQDADYMAWFLRTHIPMGATELDLLKVPLDLNFFRHMNGALRFPVEPMLGAAIAVYAGTVDLLDQAVNYTEFYRNESCGKCIPCRLGSQKLVQIGQELLTRRDSGKPVAGEEAERIKSDVKEITKTLQLTSICGLGYVAPIPLATALSYFMEDTQKKPRG from the coding sequence ATGCCCGAAGGCGTTCACGCCTGGGTGTACGCGAACCGCCCGGGTCAGGATCTGGAAGAGGTGCTCCGCGCGCTGGCCGACGACCGCGACCCGCCCGCCCCCGATCCGGACGCCGAGTACCCGCCGCACACGAACTCGAACCGCGGCTACTCGACTCCTCCATCCGACGGTGACAACGCCCACCCTCCCCTTCCCGCGGCCGGCTGGTCGCTGGACGTGTACGGGCGCCAGCGCTGGCCCCGCGACTACCGCGCCATCAAGCGTTTTACCGACTATCTGTCGAAGCTGATCCGGCCGCTCGTGCCCCCGCCCCGCGACATGGGCGGTAAGGATCTGGAGAACTACGTCCAGCGGTTCCACCCGCTGCTGTGGGAACTGAAGACGTCCAACCTGCTCGGGATGGGCGGGGCCGGCGCGCCCGCGTACCAAAAGTGGCTCGACGTGTGGCGCGAGTCGGGCACGGAAAAATACGTCGTGTGCAACGGCGACGAGAGCGAACCGGGCACGTTCAAGGACCGCGAGATTCTGCTGCGGATGCCGCACCTCGTTGTCGAGGGCGTGATCCTCGCGGGCCTCATGACCGGCGGATCGGCCGGGTACATCTTCATCCGCCACGAGTACCACGAACAGATCCACGCGGTCCGCGAGGAGATCGAGCGGGCGCGCGAAATGGGCGCGTGCGGCGAGAACATCTTCGGCTCCGGGCGCAACTTCTCGGTCGAAGTGTTTGAGAGCCCCGGCGGGTACATTTGCGGCGAACAGTCCGCGCTCATTGAGGCGATGGAGGACCGGCGCGGGCAGCCCCGCAACCGTCCGCCCGAACTGACAACCAACGGCCTGCGCGACCGACCCACGGTCGTGAACAACGTGGAGACGCTCGCCTGGGCGCCGGGCATCGTGCTGTTCGGCGGCGACAAGTACGAGATGGGTGGCTGGCGCCTGGCCGCGGACCCGAAGATCAAGTTCGGCGGGCGCCGACTATTCTCCGTGAGTGGCGACGTGGCCCGCCCCGGGGTCTACGAGGTCGCTGTGGGCCTGACGCTGGGCGAACTGTTCACCGGCGACAAGTATTGCGGCGGGATCACGGGGCCGCTCCGGGCGGTCGCGGCGTCCGGTCCGTCCGGCGGGCTGTTGCCCGCGAAGATCCCCATCGACCCGAAGTTCGACGAGAAGAAGCGCGCCGACGCGGTCGCCAAGATCCGCGAGCGCTCCGCACAGGACGCCGACTACATGGCGTGGTTCCTCCGCACCCACATCCCGATGGGCGCAACGGAACTGGACCTGCTGAAAGTGCCGCTCGACCTGAACTTCTTCCGCCACATGAACGGCGCTCTACGGTTCCCGGTCGAGCCGATGCTCGGCGCCGCGATCGCCGTGTACGCGGGTACCGTGGACCTGCTCGACCAGGCGGTGAACTATACCGAGTTCTACCGCAACGAGTCGTGTGGCAAGTGCATCCCGTGCCGGCTCGGGTCGCAGAAGTTGGTGCAGATCGGCCAGGAACTCCTCACGCGCCGCGACTCCGGCAAGCCGGTTGCCGGGGAGGAGGCCGAGCGCATCAAGTCCGACGTGAAGGAAATCACCAAGACGTTGCAGCTAACGTCGATCTGCGGGTTGGGGTACGTCGCCCCCATCCCGCTCGCCACCGCGCTCTCGTACTTCATGGAAGACACCCAGAAGAAGCCGCGGGGCTGA